The Pleuronectes platessa chromosome 23, fPlePla1.1, whole genome shotgun sequence genome contains a region encoding:
- the LOC128430513 gene encoding macrophage mannose receptor 1, which translates to MEGIFIGVLCLSGCLTFSTCLLHQYHFVSDIMNWTEAQSYCREKYTDLATIENTEEIKKLKDTVLASGYTSRVWIGLYSHIDWKWSDGFNQSGAEYRKWYYTEPNNWATIEHCVFQKNDGKFYDEKCDRALDFVCYNGTLEDSDFVSVSTVKTWSEAQRHCREHYTDLATVTNDAENIKIQTLITPINLAWIGLYRDPQIYWSDGSNYSFSSWYQGVNPPGSKKVLCGVADLEQGGNWRLFSCEERKPFVCYSVPTVKTLVKMRVKLEDSSVDLSDPAVKEQILKQLQDRLKEKGLSGVTLKLKEQADGKVFHKEEKGFDKKKKIEL; encoded by the exons atgGAAGGGATCTTCATTGgtgtcttgtgtctctcag GGTGCCTCACGTTCTCCACATGCCTCCTCCATCAGTACCACTTTGTGTCTGATATAATGAATTGGACTGAAGCTCAGAGCTACTGCAGAGAGAAGTACACAGACCTGGCCACTattgaaaacactgaagaaatTAAGAAGCTTAAAGACACAGTTCTTGCCTCTGGATACACCTCTAGGGTTTGGATTGGCCTGTACAGTCATATTGACTGGAAGTGGTCAGATGGGTTCAACCAGAGTGGAGCTGAATATAGGAAGTGGTATTATACTGAACCAAACAATTGGGCAACCATTGAGCACTGTGTGTTCCAGAAAAACGATGGAAAATTTTATGATGAAAAGTGCGATCGTGCTCTTGATTTTGTCTGCTACAATG GAACATTAGAGGATTCTGACTTTGTGTCAGTGAGTACAGTAAAGACTTGGTCTGAGGCtcagaggcactgcagagaacactACACAGATCTGGCCACTGTGACGAACGACGCTGAGAACATCAAGATACAGACCTTGATAACACCTATCAATTTGGCATGGATCGGTTTGTACAGAGATCCTCAGATTTACTGGTCCGACGGGAGTAACTACTCATTCAGCTCCTGGTATCAGGGTGTAAACCCACCTGGCTCGAAGAAAGTCTTATGTGGTGTTGCAGATTTGGAGCAGGGAGGAAACTGGAGGTTATTTtcctgtgaagaaagaaaaccattTGTCTGCTACAGCGTCCCAA CAGTGAAGACGTTGGTGAAGATGAGGGTGAAGCTAGAGGACTCCTCTGTGGACCTGAGTGACCCTGCTGTGAAAGAACAGATTCTGAAACAG ctccAGGACAGATTGAAGGAGAAAGGACTGAGTGGCGTCACCTTGAAGTTGAAAGAACAGGCTGATGGGAAAGTTTTCCACAAGGAGGAAAAAGGTTtcgacaagaaaaaaaagattgaactttaa